Proteins found in one Chrysiogenes arsenatis DSM 11915 genomic segment:
- the cas7e gene encoding type I-E CRISPR-associated protein Cas7/Cse4/CasC yields the protein MKHLELHIIQSVPVSCLNRDDLNSPKTAVFGGAQRARVSSQSWKRAIREMAKEIAPDLFQGERTRLMHAPLAKAMEDAGLSADEASDGAKSIVDALVKVDAKSKDKVKSTTLYFLSPLELETIARKFTEEKDAKKAIKGIKPEHLSDAADISLFGRMVASDHSLTVEAASMFSHALSTHKVDNEIDFFSAVDDLQPAEESGAGMTSTLEFNSATYYRFAALNLDMLADADHLGILSADERKKVVATFIEATIKAVPGARKNTMNGNTLPCYVLGVVREKGHPIQLINAFESPVRTSQGYAAKSVELLQDEYSKLKDTWGLEAVAEVAIPEVKLHDFIEKVTSHVH from the coding sequence ATGAAGCATTTGGAATTACACATTATTCAATCGGTCCCAGTTTCCTGCCTGAATCGCGATGACCTGAACTCCCCGAAGACAGCGGTATTTGGCGGTGCCCAACGCGCCAGGGTTTCCAGTCAGTCCTGGAAGCGTGCAATTCGCGAAATGGCCAAAGAAATAGCCCCAGACCTTTTTCAAGGTGAACGCACTCGCTTAATGCATGCCCCACTTGCAAAGGCCATGGAGGATGCTGGACTTTCTGCTGACGAAGCAAGTGATGGAGCCAAGAGCATTGTCGATGCCCTTGTGAAGGTGGATGCCAAAAGCAAAGACAAAGTAAAGTCGACGACATTATATTTCCTTTCGCCTCTGGAACTGGAGACTATTGCAAGGAAATTTACAGAAGAAAAGGATGCCAAAAAGGCAATCAAAGGGATCAAACCAGAACATTTGAGTGATGCCGCAGATATCTCTCTTTTTGGCCGCATGGTTGCTAGCGATCACTCACTTACTGTTGAAGCCGCAAGTATGTTTTCCCATGCCCTCTCAACTCACAAGGTTGACAATGAGATTGATTTCTTCTCCGCCGTGGATGACCTGCAGCCAGCAGAGGAGTCAGGAGCAGGCATGACCAGTACACTGGAATTCAATTCCGCAACATACTATCGTTTTGCGGCATTGAACCTGGATATGCTTGCCGACGCTGATCACCTTGGGATATTAAGCGCTGACGAGCGGAAGAAAGTGGTAGCTACATTTATTGAGGCAACCATTAAAGCCGTCCCTGGCGCAAGAAAAAACACGATGAACGGGAACACCCTTCCCTGCTATGTATTGGGAGTCGTACGTGAGAAGGGGCATCCTATTCAGTTGATTAATGCCTTTGAATCGCCTGTCAGGACGTCACAAGGCTACGCAGCAAAGTCGGTTGAGCTTTTGCAGGATGAATATTCAAAACTTAAGGATACTTGGGGACTGGAGGCTGTTGCAGAGGTTGCCATACCTGAAGTAAAGCTGCATGACTTTATCGAAAAGGTAACAAGCCATGTCCATTGA
- the cas5e gene encoding type I-E CRISPR-associated protein Cas5/CasD, with amino-acid sequence MSIETSFLAMRLEGPMQSWGLDSQYNRRRTGLMPTKSAIAGICAAACGISRGSSEEAPFLEAFQVTKMTVIAIPRKQFKERFLPVRRLEDYHTVQNTRRASGAINSDCVLTHRQYLTDAAFGVIIEGASEYLAEVAEALHDPVWGTYLGRKSCIPSAPVYAGLCETKSAALQLLIGDAPLTAFARQEDVEDFSKGKDSLPDLPVSFASENRQFSPRRVCIHQIGDADSVTYDR; translated from the coding sequence ATGTCCATTGAAACCAGCTTTCTGGCTATGCGCCTCGAAGGCCCCATGCAATCATGGGGCTTGGACAGCCAGTATAATCGCCGCAGAACTGGATTGATGCCTACCAAAAGCGCCATTGCCGGAATATGCGCTGCGGCATGTGGTATCTCCCGTGGCAGTAGCGAGGAAGCACCGTTTTTGGAGGCGTTTCAGGTAACTAAAATGACTGTCATCGCGATCCCCCGGAAGCAATTCAAGGAAAGGTTTCTTCCCGTTCGTCGTCTGGAGGATTACCACACTGTCCAGAATACTCGCCGGGCGAGCGGAGCTATTAACAGTGACTGCGTATTAACACACCGTCAGTACCTTACAGACGCCGCATTTGGCGTAATTATTGAAGGGGCAAGTGAATACCTTGCAGAGGTTGCAGAAGCTTTGCATGATCCAGTCTGGGGGACATATCTTGGCCGCAAGTCATGCATTCCCAGTGCGCCTGTCTATGCTGGTTTATGCGAAACGAAGAGTGCCGCATTGCAACTGCTGATTGGTGACGCTCCACTTACGGCATTCGCTCGCCAAGAAGACGTGGAGGACTTCAGTAAAGGGAAGGATAGTCTGCCCGATCTTCCTGTCAGCTTTGCCAGTGAAAATCGGCAGTTTTCACCTCGCAGGGTTTGTATACACCAAATCGGAGATGCCGATTCGGTGACTTATGACAGATAA
- a CDS encoding BRO-N domain-containing protein — translation MTDKVVVFKDKHIRRTLHNDEWWFAITDVVFALTDSLDAAGYVKDMRRRDKELAKGWGQIATPLLLETEGGKQRINCANTEGIFRIIQSIPSPKAEPFKRWLAKVGYERVQEIEDPELATARTRELYKAKGYSDAWIEKRMRGIAVRAELTEEWKSRDVGESPEYAILTAEISKAAFGMTPSEYKQYKGLDRENLRDHMTDLELIFSMLGEAATTEITRKTDAQGFTENRTAARRGGKIAGDARKKLEKETQSAISTTENFINEPEGVKRLKGK, via the coding sequence ATGACAGATAAAGTTGTCGTCTTTAAAGACAAACACATTCGTCGCACCCTGCATAATGACGAGTGGTGGTTTGCTATAACAGATGTTGTTTTTGCACTCACTGATTCACTAGACGCAGCTGGTTACGTAAAGGATATGCGGAGAAGAGATAAGGAGTTAGCAAAAGGGTGGGGGCAGATTGCCACCCCCCTTTTGCTTGAAACAGAAGGCGGAAAACAGCGTATAAACTGCGCCAACACCGAAGGCATTTTCCGCATTATCCAATCTATACCCTCCCCCAAGGCGGAGCCATTCAAGCGCTGGCTTGCTAAAGTTGGCTATGAGCGAGTGCAGGAGATAGAAGACCCGGAGCTGGCAACAGCCCGTACTCGCGAGTTGTACAAAGCCAAAGGGTACTCCGATGCCTGGATTGAAAAGCGCATGCGCGGCATTGCTGTTCGGGCGGAACTGACCGAGGAATGGAAAAGTCGTGATGTTGGCGAATCACCCGAGTATGCCATTCTGACTGCGGAAATCAGTAAGGCTGCATTCGGTATGACTCCCAGCGAGTACAAACAGTACAAGGGCCTTGATCGGGAAAATCTGCGTGACCACATGACCGACCTGGAGCTGATCTTTTCCATGCTTGGTGAAGCGGCCACAACGGAAATTACCCGTAAAACAGATGCCCAAGGATTTACAGAAAACCGAACCGCCGCGCGCCGTGGAGGTAAAATTGCTGGCGATGCACGCAAAAAACTTGAAAAAGAGACGCAAAGCGCAATTTCCACCACAGAAAACTTCATTAATGAACCAGAAGGAGTCAAAAGACTGAAAGGGAAATAA
- the cas1e gene encoding type I-E CRISPR-associated endonuclease Cas1e, which yields MNDYLPPLKPTPIKDRLSVMFVERGNLDMLDGAFVVVDQNGVRTHIPVGSVTCLMLEPGTRVSHAAVNLASRIGCLLLWVGEAGVRLYASGQPGGARADRLLYQAKLALDDAARLKVVRKMYEVRFGEKPPEKRSVEQLRGIEGVRVRKLYELLAKQYGVQWKHRNYDYSEWESGDIPNRCLSSATACLYGISEAAILAAGYAPAVGFIHTGKPQSFVYDIADIFKFETVVPVAFRIAAKKPRNPERDVRLACRDAFRQTRILHRIIPTIEQILAAGELERPKAHEEAIDVAIPNKEGIGDAGHRG from the coding sequence ATGAACGACTATCTTCCTCCCCTGAAACCAACACCCATCAAAGACCGGCTATCCGTTATGTTCGTAGAGCGCGGCAATCTCGATATGCTGGATGGCGCTTTTGTGGTTGTGGATCAAAATGGCGTCCGCACTCATATTCCAGTCGGAAGTGTCACATGCCTCATGCTGGAGCCCGGCACGCGTGTTTCTCATGCCGCCGTCAATCTGGCATCGCGCATCGGGTGCCTACTCCTTTGGGTGGGCGAAGCCGGAGTAAGGCTGTACGCGTCTGGGCAACCCGGTGGTGCTCGCGCAGACCGCCTTCTGTATCAAGCAAAACTCGCACTGGATGACGCAGCTAGGTTGAAAGTTGTTCGTAAAATGTACGAAGTTCGCTTTGGCGAAAAGCCACCAGAAAAGCGAAGTGTTGAACAACTCAGGGGAATCGAAGGCGTTCGTGTTCGCAAGCTATACGAACTACTCGCCAAACAATACGGCGTACAGTGGAAGCACCGCAATTATGACTACTCCGAGTGGGAAAGTGGCGATATCCCCAATCGTTGCCTCAGCTCGGCAACCGCCTGCCTGTATGGCATCAGCGAAGCAGCCATACTCGCCGCGGGCTACGCGCCAGCTGTTGGATTTATTCACACCGGCAAACCACAGTCATTCGTGTATGACATCGCTGATATTTTCAAATTTGAAACCGTTGTTCCCGTCGCATTTCGCATCGCAGCAAAGAAACCACGCAACCCAGAGCGTGATGTCCGGCTAGCATGCCGCGACGCCTTCCGACAAACGCGCATCCTGCACCGAATCATTCCGACCATTGAACAGATTTTAGCTGCCGGCGAACTTGAACGCCCAAAAGCACATGAAGAAGCCATCGACGTAGCAATTCCAAACAAGGAAGGAATAGGCGATGCTGGTCATCGTGGTTGA
- the cas2e gene encoding type I-E CRISPR-associated endoribonuclease Cas2e — translation MLVIVVENAPPRLRGRLAIWLLEIRAGVYVGKVSRRTREMLWETVEKGIESGNAIMAWSTNTEAGFDFETCGTNRRIPVEFDGVKLVSFMPETSSESARDE, via the coding sequence ATGCTGGTCATCGTGGTTGAAAACGCCCCACCACGCTTGCGTGGCAGACTCGCCATCTGGCTATTAGAAATTCGGGCGGGAGTGTACGTTGGCAAAGTATCGCGCCGAACCCGAGAAATGCTGTGGGAAACCGTCGAAAAAGGTATTGAATCAGGAAATGCTATAATGGCGTGGAGCACAAATACCGAAGCAGGTTTTGACTTTGAAACGTGCGGCACAAATCGTCGAATACCTGTTGAATTTGATGGGGTAAAATTGGTATCGTTCATGCCTGAAACATCCAGCGAATCTGCGAGAGATGAATGA